The Streptomyces sp. ALI-76-A nucleotide sequence CGTCCGGGACTCTTCCGGAAGGGTTCGCAGAAGGCCCCAGAGCTTGTCCAGCGGACTCAGAGTGCGCTGATCCGCAGCCATCCAGCCGGCCAGAGTCAGGCGCTCGACGGGAGACAGAGCCTCCACCATCTCCAGCACGGCCCCCAGGTCGACCTCACGGCCGGAGTTCCCCAGCCCACACCGCTTGCACTCCGAGACGAGCTGGTGCTCGACCTCACCATCGGAGAGGAGTACCTTGCGGCGTGCCACGTTCAGCTGTGCCTGCTCGACGCCGTCTCCGTACTCTTCACCGACCCCGATCCCGCACGTGCGGCACAGATAATTGTCCGCCTGGAGGATCTTCGTACGCTGCGCCGGAGTGAGGCTGTTCTCGTGCTTCGGAGCCTTCGCCTGACCGGGGATCCACACGTCGGCTCCCCGCTTCACGAGCCGCTGCTCCTGCTGCTTCAGCTCGGCGTCTTCGCGACTCGTATCAATGCGCCAGCCGTACTTGCGCAGGTCACGGAGACGCCTGTCGATCTGAGCTACTTCGGGGAACGCCTCACGCAGTGCGGCCTTCGTGAAGATGTTCCCTTCTCCTACGACGGTCACCAGCCACAACGCGGCCCGAGCCATGCTTCCCAGCTTCTTGTCCTGCCAAGACGGCAGCGTCATCCATCTCCTCCGGTCACAAGTCGTGCGGCAATCAGGCCGCATCAGACCGCACCAAGCGCGTGATTCGCCTCGTGCGTGGTCTTGCGCCCCCCGTTTCCCGGGCGGTTCCTCTAGTCGACACCAGGCACCGAATAGAAGTCCAGCGTCTGAACACTTGCTCCAGAACTCGCAAGAACACCAACTGCGGCCAGCTGATGCACAATTGCCGAACCCGATGAAGACAGTCCTCAACTGCCGGAGGTATGACGGCATGTCCATGACGCGTACGGATGGTTCCACGGCGCCAAGGTGGATCGACAAGGAATTCCGCAGCAGCGTTCCGCCTGGCAGGCAAGCTCTCGCCAGGGCCCTGCAAGAAGTGTGCCGCCATCTGACTCCGGCCAAGTCCGCCAGAAACCGAATAACTCAGGCCAAAGCCGCCGAACACCTCAGATGCAGCGAAAGCGCCTTATCCAGAGCTCTGAGCGGGCAGTCACTCCCCGGCCTTGACCTGGTCGAGAGCTTCTTCAAGCAGGCGTGCGCTGACGCTGGCAGCGAAGACGCCGTCGGCGTCAGCCTTGAGCAACTCAGGGGACTCCACGGCGAAGCACAAACTGAGAAGTGTCAGGACTGCGTTGCCCTGGAGGAAGAGATCGACGATCTCGCCCGGCGGCTACAGGAACGGGAGGGCGAGTGCTCGGCCCTCAGGCAAGCGGTCGCAGAAATGGACGTCCTCAGGCGCGAAGTGGCCGAACAGAAGGCTGTCGTAGCAAACCTGAAGGCGACCAGAGCCGGCTTGCAAGCGCGTTTGGCAACCCAGGCGTCGTCAGCTCCGCTGCCGGTCCCCCGCCGGAAGGGGGACCGGCAGCGGAGGCGGAACGACATGGCCGCCGCACGGCAAATCGCACATCAGGCCGGAGAGCTGGAAAGGGAGCGGGGTCCTGAAACCGCACTGACCCTTCTGCGTCAGACCACTGAGGCTCTCAGCCCTCCTGAGATGGCGACACTCCTCATACTGCTTCGTCAGCAACAGAACGACCGGCTCGCCGACAACGTGATCCACATCTACGGCCGGGACCAGAGTTACCAAGACGTTCTGCACGCGACCCTGGCGCTCCACGAGCATGGCGCCATGAAGGACGCCGGCGCCATGCTGCGTGCGGCAGCGACCTGACCGCCGGCGCCACGCGCACCCCTTCTCAGCGAGCGGCAGAAGGTCTGCGCGGCGAGTCACTGACTCCTAGGCGGCGCCCGCCTCCGCCTCGTAGTACATCTGAGCGCGGTCCAGGAAGTCATCAGGGTCATGGCCGCGGGCGGCGGTCCAGTGGAGGAGATCCGCGATCAACTCGATCGCGGACTCCTCAAGACCCCTCATTCGGAGGGCTGGCCCGCCGCGAGTCCCCTCATAGCTCTCCAGGGCTTCCGCCGCACGTTCCACGCGTCGGCACCCACGCTGGGCGCTGAGCGCGACCTCGCACCAGACGGCCTTGCCGGCCGCTGTCAGCACTGTGCCCCAGTCCATGGCCAGCGAGGTGAGCAGGTGCAGGCCGCGCCCGCACTCCTGCTCACAGTCCACCGCCCTGAGCGACGGACGCACCGGACTCTTGTCATGGACTTCCAGCCGCAGCCGCTCACCCCTCCATTCGAGGATCAAGGTCGCGGAGGTGCCCTCCCCGACATGCTTGACCACGTTGGTGGCCAGCTCCGTGACGAGCAGCTCCGCCTCGTCAACAGCGACAGGGGTGCCCCAGCGGCTCAACTGCCTGACTGTGGCTCTGCGCAAGAGATGCACTTCCGCCGGCGCCGCCTCAAAAGGCAGGACGCAGCGGAGTCTCGGTTCAGTGCCTTCGTAGCCGGGCATGGCCGACTCCTCCCTCCCGGGCCACGCACATGCTGCGCCCGCCGTATCCACACGGCTGCACTGCGTAGCGATCTGAGAGGGAGCATGGCACAGAGAATTCTCTTTATGTAACTTCTCACAAGAATCCATCGGGTGAATTTGATAGTGAAGCCACCTCTCCGCTGCCTAGCCTGATGGGCACCTCCGGGCCCGCAGCCCGGCCCATGGCGAAGGAGCCGAATGTCCGAACGGACCACAACCCGCCGTCGGCAACTAGGCGCGATGATGCGTAAGTTGCGCGCTCGCAAGGGAATGACTCTTGAGGAGGCCGGTCGGCTCGTCGGCGTCTCCAAGGCCACGGTCAGCCGGTACGAAACCCAAGCCGGTCCAGTGAAGTGGCTTGTCATTGACGCGTTGTGCCGGGAGTACGGGGCAACGGATGCCGAGCGCGGAGCCGTTGTCGGACTGGCGAGGGATGCCAAGCAACAAGGCTGGTGGAGCTCCTTCGCTGACTCCATCCCGGAGAGCATGAACCTGCTGCTCACGCTTGAGGACGAGGCCGTACGCGAGAGCCACTTCTCGTGCGTCTATGTTCCCGGCCTCCTGCAGACGCGCGCCTACAGCACAGCTCTGCAGAAGGCCAATGAAGTACCACTGGAGCTTGAGGAGGTCGAGCGGCTGGTCGACATCCGCATGAAGCGTCAGGACATCCTCACTCGCCCGAAGCCACTGCGTCTGTGGGCAATCCTCGACGAATCCGTGATCCGCCGCGTCGTCGGGTCACCTCAGATCATGAAGGAGCAGCTCGACCGCCTGCTCGAAGCTAACGAGTCACCCCACATCACGCTTCAAGTGCTGCCCTTCTCCAAGGGAGCCCACGCAGCCGCGCTCGGCAGCTTCGTCATCATCGGCGGCACCGAACAGGCCCTCGACGTGGTGTACGTCGACTTCCACACAGGCTCCCTCTTCCTGGAGAAGGTCGAGGAACTGGACCGATACAGACTTGCGTTCGAGTATCTCCAGGCACAAGCGTTGGACATGGAGGCTTCCTCCGCCATGATCCAACGCGCCCGCAAGGAGCTGTGAATGTCCGACCGCTCGCAGACCAGTGCCGAACCAGCCTGGTTCAAGTCGTCGTACAGCGGCGGCAACGCCACCGAATGCGTAGAAGCCGCATTCGTCTCGTCATGTGTCCTCATACGGGACTCCAAGAGGCCAGCGGACTCACACATGCGTGTCCCAGCCCATGCCTGGGCGACGTTCGTGGCCCACACCGGGCGTAATACGACTCTGCTCGATGAGCCAGGAATGGCGCGACACCCTTCGTAGCTAACCCCATCACCCACTCACGTCTGACGTACCCAGCTGACAGAGTCAAGCCCCTGGCGAGCGTCCAGTTGCGCTGAAGAGTTGTCCCGGCCGAATGCCGGATTCTCTTGGTGCGGTCGTGGGCGGCGAGGAGGGTGAGGGCAGTGGCGGGGATCTCCGGAGCTTCGGCGACCTTCAGTTGGAGCCAGTTGGTGGCTTATGTCAGGGCGTTGGGGTCCTAGCCTCGATCTTTCGTGACGGTCCGCCGACGGAGTCGGTGGGCCGTTTCGCTTTCGGTGGCTGATGCCGGGCAGGCTGTGGGCCCGAGTGTCGCGTCGGGTGGGCGCCGGGTTCCACTGCTCCGGGTGGGGTGGTGCTACTCGCAGGGGTAGGGAAGCTGCTGGTCAGCCCGGGTTCGGCAGGAGTGCGAGCCGTGCGAGGGCGTCTGTGATCTCCCGGGTCCAGGGCCAGTGGCGGGCGAGGCGGAGGATGCGGCGCCGGCCGGTGGTGACGAGCTGGGCGGCTGCGGAGAACAGGCGGAAGCGGAGGCGGCGGGGTTCCCAGAGCCGGGTCTGGCCGGTCAGGGCGAGCATGGGCATCCAGGCCAGCAGGTCGAGAGCGATCTGGACGATCTCCAGCCAGACCTTGTTCTGTGCGGTGTCGTGCAGGGGCAGGTTCCGCAGGCCCGTCGCGCGGCAGCTCGGATGCGGTCCTCGGCCCGGGCCCGCAGCCGGTGACGGAGCTCGAGTTCGGCGATGGGACGGCCGGCGGTGTTGGTGGCAAAGCAGGTGATCCGCATGCCGTCCGCATCCGTGATTCTCAACTGGGCCCCGGGATGCGGCCGTTCCTTGCGGACGATCAGCCGCATGCCCTTCGGCCAGCCCTCAAGCAGGTCGCCGGTGAGTTCAGCGACCCAGGCCCCGTCGCGGACCTCGCCGCCGGTCTCGACGGCCGGCGTCCATGCCGATGCCGGGATCTTCAGAACGTGCTGGTGAATGGCCTCGGTGATCACCATGCCGACCGAGTAGGACAGCCAACGCCCGCGCTGGGCGAGCCAGGCGACGAACTCGTGGGTGCCGCCCGCGGAATCGCAGCGGATCAAGGTCTGTCGCCCGCGCCGGTACTTCGTGGGCAGCTGGGCGAGGGAGAGGCGGGCGGCCTCGATGTGGTCGGCGGCCGTGTTCGAGCCCGCGTTGCCCGCTCTCAGAAGGCAGGCGACAGGTTCACCGGTGCCACCGGGGCCGTGGTCGACGAAGCCCATCAGCGGGTGGTGACCGTAGGTCTTCTTCCAGGTCGGGGCGGCGTCCTGCTTGTCCGAGTGGGCGATGACCAGCACTCC carries:
- a CDS encoding DUF397 domain-containing protein, which translates into the protein MSDRSQTSAEPAWFKSSYSGGNATECVEAAFVSSCVLIRDSKRPADSHMRVPAHAWATFVAHTGRNTTLLDEPGMARHPS
- a CDS encoding ATP-binding protein; its protein translation is MSRWGTPVAVDEAELLVTELATNVVKHVGEGTSATLILEWRGERLRLEVHDKSPVRPSLRAVDCEQECGRGLHLLTSLAMDWGTVLTAAGKAVWCEVALSAQRGCRRVERAAEALESYEGTRGGPALRMRGLEESAIELIADLLHWTAARGHDPDDFLDRAQMYYEAEAGAA
- a CDS encoding helix-turn-helix transcriptional regulator, with protein sequence MSERTTTRRRQLGAMMRKLRARKGMTLEEAGRLVGVSKATVSRYETQAGPVKWLVIDALCREYGATDAERGAVVGLARDAKQQGWWSSFADSIPESMNLLLTLEDEAVRESHFSCVYVPGLLQTRAYSTALQKANEVPLELEEVERLVDIRMKRQDILTRPKPLRLWAILDESVIRRVVGSPQIMKEQLDRLLEANESPHITLQVLPFSKGAHAAALGSFVIIGGTEQALDVVYVDFHTGSLFLEKVEELDRYRLAFEYLQAQALDMEASSAMIQRARKEL